GTTACAATAGAAAATCCCTCGTCCTGATGGGCTGTCGTCGAGTCCGGGAAACCTGTAGTTGTCATAAATTTGATTCGCCACAATCATGCCGTGTGAGTCGCGTATTCCATAGCTGTATTTTCCTCCATAGTTCTCGAAAATTCGATTGCCGCGAATCTCTCCGTTGCAGTGTCGAATACCCACTCCGGTATCCGTGCCACGGTTCTGAAAGATATTATTGTTCTCGACCGCACCATTCGCATCTCGGATGCCGCAGACCCAAGAGTTTCCATGATTTCCGGTTATGTCATTGTAAGAGATTGTGGCCATACTTCCGTTTGCTCGAATACCCCCCGTGCTTCCATTCGTGATACAGAATCCGGTAAGGACCGTCTGGCGCGTATTTGTCTGCTCGAGGTTCACCACGTACTCAGCGCGATTTCCATCAATGACGGTCGACTTGACCACCTGGGGATTCTTTGGGTCATGAGATGTCAGTACAATGTTCTTCCCCTCGAAAGAGAGACTCTCCGTATAGATTCCGGGAGCGACACGGATAACTGCGTCCGTTGTGGGTGCGGCATGTATGGCGGCCTGAATTGTTTTGAATTCTGCCGGAACCTCCAACAAAACCACACGCTTGGGCTGGCCATGTTCAGTCGCACTCGCCTCGCTCGAATTGACAACGTTACTGGCGTGAGCCGAAGC
The sequence above is a segment of the Candidatus Hydrogenedentota bacterium genome. Coding sequences within it:
- a CDS encoding right-handed parallel beta-helix repeat-containing protein; translated protein: MNQQADRMASYLEARRTTSDTVRLSGWLLAFGVVFTAICTCTLVLILNGKPGGHLAEQASAHASNVVNSSEASATEHGQPKRVVLLEVPAEFKTIQAAIHAAPTTDAVIRVAPGIYTESLSFEGKNIVLTSHDPKNPQVVKSTVIDGNRAEYVVNLEQTNTRQTVLTGFCITNGSTGGIRANGSMATISYNDITGNHGNSWVCGIRDANGAVENNNIFQNRGTDTGVGIRHCNGEIRGNRIFENYGGKYSYGIRDSHGMIVANQIYDNYRFPGLDDSPSGRGIFYCNGTIANNRIYNNSGTNYGYGIKDCSGLIEGNVITSNRGGIAGRGVSGCSGTIRLNTLEGNSHYGIDNCTTAVISDNKFS